From Acidimicrobiales bacterium, one genomic window encodes:
- the cobO gene encoding cob(I)yrinic acid a,c-diamide adenosyltransferase: MSTTEEPPTEDPRPDGLSVAKSLVIVNTGDGKGKSSAAFGVAMRARARDWPVAVVQFLKSPDWVTGEQLMADRLGIDFWSLGEGFTWDSDDLAKDEAEAREAWRHGKAVVEAGEHKLVVFDEITYPLNWGWIDAAEVEATFRNRPAHVSLVLTGRDAPQWMIDLADTVTEMVKTKHAYDSGIAAKKGIDF; the protein is encoded by the coding sequence ATGTCCACCACGGAAGAACCACCCACAGAGGATCCCCGCCCCGACGGCTTGTCGGTTGCGAAGAGTCTGGTGATTGTCAACACCGGCGACGGCAAGGGCAAGTCGTCTGCGGCATTCGGTGTCGCCATGCGGGCCCGCGCCCGCGACTGGCCGGTCGCCGTCGTGCAGTTCCTGAAGTCTCCCGACTGGGTGACCGGCGAGCAGCTGATGGCCGATCGGCTCGGCATCGACTTCTGGTCCCTCGGCGAGGGCTTCACCTGGGACAGCGACGACCTGGCAAAGGACGAGGCCGAGGCCCGGGAGGCGTGGCGGCACGGCAAGGCCGTCGTCGAGGCGGGCGAGCACAAGCTGGTCGTGTTCGACGAGATCACGTACCCGCTGAACTGGGGCTGGATCGATGCCGCGGAGGTCGAAGCGACGTTTCGCAACCGGCCCGCACACGTCTCGCTGGTGCTGACCGGTCGCGACGCCCCGCAGTGGATGATCGACCTGGCCGACACCGTGACCGAGATGGTCAAGACCAAGCACGCCTACGACTCGGGTATCGCGGCGAAGAAGGGGATCGACTTCTGA